From Bacteroides sp.:
ACCTCTTAGCGAATAGTGAGACCATCTACCTCACCGTCTGGGTCGATACAAAAAGTGGCCCAATGGTCATCGAAGCGCCACCTGATGTGCTTGGTTTTATTGACGATTTTTGGTGTCGTTATGTGATCGACATGGGCAGGGCGGGTCCGGACAAAGGACAAGGAGGAAAGTATCTGCTGCTTCCACCGGACTTTGCAGGCGAGGTGCCGGAAGGCTATTACGTCGCGCGTTCACCCACCTTTGGGAACTTCCTGTTCCTGCGTGGCTTTCTGGTAAATGGCGACCTGCAACCAGCAGTGGAGAATATGAAGAAGAATTTCCGCATCTACCCCCTGCAACAGACAGAGAATCCGCCTGCGATGAATTTTGTGAACATGTCCGGAGCGTTCTTCAATTGTATTCCTTCCAACGACACAACGTTCTTCGGTGAGGTCAACCAGGTAATCCAGGAAGAGCCTCTTGAGGCCGTTGATCCGGAAATCCGCGGATTGCTGGCCTCTATCGGCATGCAGAAAGGCAAACCCTATGCACCTGATGCCCGAATGAAAGGCATACTCGATGATGCCGTGGCTGTCGGTAATGCAACGGCTCGTGCCATCACCTTCAGCACACGCGATCGTGAGGCTTACTACTACGCTGACAGCCAATGGAAGAATGGATTTATAGGTAACGACATAGAGTTCTCCCCGGGCGGGATTCTCAATCCCGATGCACGGACGTTATTCTATTACGCGGCCACAGGTGTCACACCAGCCATGATGGTGAAGATGATAGGTATCGGCTCGCAATATGCCTTTGCAGAGCGCGATGCCACAGGCAATTAACTCGATGGCGGACAGCATTATCAGCTGCATCTGCCTCATGGTATCCCAGCCAAAGACTTCTGGTCAGTCATTGTTTACGATCCTCAGAGCCGTTCGATGCTCCAGACCGATCAGCAGTTTCCCGGCGCCAGCAGTCAGAAACAAGACATCGTCATCAATCCTGACTCATCTGTGGATATCTGGTTCGGGCCGGAATCACCTCCCGGAAAGGAAGCCAACTGGATCCAAACCATACCCGGCAAAGGGTGGCTGACATTGTTGCGTCTTTATGGCCCGCTCGAACCGTGGTTCGACAAGACCTGGCGGCCAGGCGAAATCGAATTAGTTCAATAAATCAAACAACAAATCAAATGAAAAAAGTCAGTTTAATTCTTGCTTTCATTGCCTTGGCAATAAGCATGATCAGTTGCAAACAAGCCGGAGAACAGGAAAAAGAAACCACCCCTGCGACCGCTTACAAAATGACCACGCCCCTCCCCGAAGGCTTTGAAATTGCTGATCAGGTAGAAAGCCGTTTGGGAGTTTTGAATTTCTTTGACGGGTTTCCCGATGACAACACCGTGGAGAAACTCTATGACAATCTTGATTTCCAGCGGGCTGTTCAGGCCTATTTACTGGGCATTCCTCCCGTAAGCATGCTTGCCATGCGTAATGGATTGACAGAATGGGGTCCGGCAAACAATACGATCATTACATGGGAAAACCTTTTGGATTCACGTGCCCTGGTGCTGACGGCAAACAGCAATAGTCCATACACATGCGTTTGGATCGATTTGAATAATGGGCCCGTTGTCCTTGAAATTCCGCCTAAAGTTTTGGGAATGATCAATGATTTCTGGTCCCTATTTGTTGTTGATTTGGGGATGGTCGGACCCGACAAAGGAGAAGGCGGAAAATATCTGATCTTGCCTCCCGGATACGAGGGAGCAGTTCCTGAAGGATATTTTGTGGTTCATTCGCCTACATTTCAGAGCTTGGTTTTTTACCGTCATTTTGCTGTTGGTGAAGATTTCCGGCCGGCCATCGAAAGTTTGAAGAAAAATGCCCGGGCCTACCTCTTGTCCCAGGCCAATGATCCGCCAGCCAATAATTTTGTAAATGCTTCCGGAAAGAATTTCAAGGCAATAGCGCCATCAGGTCAAGAGTTCTGGGAATATCTAAATGAGGTGGTGCAGGCAGAGCAAACAACATCCTTAGACAGGGTTAGTCTTGGTTTCTTTGCATCCATCGGGATAGAAAAAGGGAAGGCTTTTGCTCCAGATGAACGCATGAAGAAGATACTGGCTGAAGCCACTGTTGTTGGTGATGCAACCGCAAGAGCCCTTACGTATAAAATCCGTAAGGAAGAAATTTACTTTTCAGAGAACGGTTCGTGGCGTCCTTTTTTCGCGGCGGGATACAATTCTGAAAGCCAGCCGAATGTACTGGACATGAATGCCTTTATTGGCTGTTATTTTGTAGGGATGGGTATTAGCCCAGCTGAAGATTTAAAGATGATCGGTAAAGGATCACAATATGCCCTTGCTTATACGGATGCTTTGAGGAATCCCCTGGATGGCGGAAAAAACTACACGATGCATTTGCCCCCGAACGTCCCGGTGGAGGATTTCTGGTCAGTGATCCTGTATGATTACCAGACCCGATCCATGCTTCAGACGGACCAGCAATTCCCAATGGTGTCCAGCCAGAATAAGGAACTCTTGCTGAATCCTGATGCGTCAATCGATGTTTATTTCGGACCGGAAGCTCCGGAAGGCAAGGAGAATAACTGGATTCAGACCATACCGGGAAAGGGGTGGTTCGCCCTTTTAAGGCTTTACGGCCCGAATGAACCCTGGTTCGACAAAACCTGGCTCCCGGGGGAGATCGAATTAATTCCTTAATCCAAACAACCAAACACTATGAAAAAGATCAATTTAATCATTGGGTTCATTGCCCTTGCAATCACAATGATCAGTTGCAAACAAGCCGGAGAACAGGGAAAAGAAAGCACCCCTGCGACCGCTTACAAAATGACCACTGAGATCCCCGCATCGATCACCACCCCCGATGTGGTGGAAACGTCCCTGGGTACCTTGCGGTTTTTTGATGGTTTCCCTGACGATGCCACTGCGCAGAAAGTCTATGACAACCTGGATCTCCAGCGGGGTGTACAGACCTTTCTCACCTGCATACCCCCGGCCTCGGCATATGCCTTTCGTACAGGCATCAGGACTTTTGGACCGGACAACCAAACCGTCCTGATTTCTGAATCGCTGTTGGATGCACGCGGTATTTTTCTCACGGGGAACACGGAAACCGTTTACAATGTCACCTGGTTCGACACCCACGAGGGACCACTCGTGATTGAAATTCCTGAAGGGGTTTTGGGCGTGATTGATGACTTCTGGTTTGGTTTCGTAACCGATATCGGGGCACTCGGACCGGATATGGGCAAGGGCGGGAAATTTCTGCTGCTTCCTCCGGGTTATAATGAACCTGTACCTGAAGGTTATTTTGTCCTCAAATCCAAAACCTACGGAAACTGGTGTTTTTTCCGCGTCTTTATTGAGGGTGGGGATATGAAAACAGCCATCGATTATGCAAAAAACAACTACCGGGCATACCCGCTAAAAATGGCAGCAAATCCTCCGGCAATGAACTTTGTCGACTTTTCAGGAAAATATGTCAACACCGTCCACTCCAACGACTTCTCATTTTATAACGAAGTCAACCAGGTCATCCAGGAAGAGCCGCTGGAGGCCGTGAATCCTGAGGTAAGGGGGCTGCTCGCCTCCATCGGCATTCAGAAAGGCCAACCTTTTGAGCCCGATGAACGGATGAAAAGCATTCTCACCGATGCCGCTGCCATAGGTAACGCCACGGCCCGCGCCATTACCTTTAAAACCCGCGATGAGGAGGCCTACTTCTATCCCAACAGCCAATGGAAGACTTTATTTATCGGAAATGATTATAAATTCTCTCCTGGAGGGGTGCTGAACCTTGATGCCCGTACCTTATACTTTTACTTTGCAACCGGAAGCAGTCCCGCCTGGAGCACGAAGTTTGTCGGGCAACTTTCCCAGTACATCTCCACCGAACACGACGCGACGGGACAGTATCTTGATGGCGGAAAAAATTACAGGCTTCATCTGCCCGGTAATATCCCTGCTAAAAGATTCTGGTCATTTGTGGTTTACGACCCGCAGACACGGTCTTTGCTTCAAACCGATCAGCAATTTCCCAGCATCAGCAGCCTCAGGGAGAATATTGTCGTCAACCCCGACA
This genomic window contains:
- a CDS encoding DUF1254 domain-containing protein, whose amino-acid sequence is MKKVSLILAFIALAISMISCKQAGEQEKETTPATAYKMTTPLPEGFEIADQVESRLGVLNFFDGFPDDNTVEKLYDNLDFQRAVQAYLLGIPPVSMLAMRNGLTEWGPANNTIITWENLLDSRALVLTANSNSPYTCVWIDLNNGPVVLEIPPKVLGMINDFWSLFVVDLGMVGPDKGEGGKYLILPPGYEGAVPEGYFVVHSPTFQSLVFYRHFAVGEDFRPAIESLKKNARAYLLSQANDPPANNFVNASGKNFKAIAPSGQEFWEYLNEVVQAEQTTSLDRVSLGFFASIGIEKGKAFAPDERMKKILAEATVVGDATARALTYKIRKEEIYFSENGSWRPFFAAGYNSESQPNVLDMNAFIGCYFVGMGISPAEDLKMIGKGSQYALAYTDALRNPLDGGKNYTMHLPPNVPVEDFWSVILYDYQTRSMLQTDQQFPMVSSQNKELLLNPDASIDVYFGPEAPEGKENNWIQTIPGKGWFALLRLYGPNEPWFDKTWLPGEIELIP
- a CDS encoding DUF1254 domain-containing protein; this encodes MKAKIYYLLPGFLLVILAMSCNRNDRSNKEEAPAARFKMTTDIPVSVTTPDVAETSLGTLRFFDGFPDDATVKKVYDNLDFQRGVQAFLTALPAASMFATREGYRTFGPDNQTVLIAESFLDSRSLYLLANSETIYLTVWVDTKSGPMVIEAPPDVLGFIDDFWCRYVIDMGRAGPDKGQGGKYLLLPPDFAGEVPEGYYVARSPTFGNFLFLRGFLVNGDLQPAVENMKKNFRIYPLQQTENPPAMNFVNMSGAFFNCIPSNDTTFFGEVNQVIQEEPLEAVDPEIRGLLASIGMQKGKPYAPDARMKGILDDAVAVGNATARAITFSTRDREAYYYADSQWKNGFIGNDIEFSPGGILNPDARTLFYYAATGVTPAMMVKMIGIGSQYAFAERDATGN
- a CDS encoding DUF1254 domain-containing protein gives rise to the protein MKKINLIIGFIALAITMISCKQAGEQGKESTPATAYKMTTEIPASITTPDVVETSLGTLRFFDGFPDDATAQKVYDNLDLQRGVQTFLTCIPPASAYAFRTGIRTFGPDNQTVLISESLLDARGIFLTGNTETVYNVTWFDTHEGPLVIEIPEGVLGVIDDFWFGFVTDIGALGPDMGKGGKFLLLPPGYNEPVPEGYFVLKSKTYGNWCFFRVFIEGGDMKTAIDYAKNNYRAYPLKMAANPPAMNFVDFSGKYVNTVHSNDFSFYNEVNQVIQEEPLEAVNPEVRGLLASIGIQKGQPFEPDERMKSILTDAAAIGNATARAITFKTRDEEAYFYPNSQWKTLFIGNDYKFSPGGVLNLDARTLYFYFATGSSPAWSTKFVGQLSQYISTEHDATGQYLDGGKNYRLHLPGNIPAKRFWSFVVYDPQTRSLLQTDQQFPSISSLRENIVVNPDTSVDVWFGPEAPAGKEANWIQTVPGKGWFIMLRIYGPLEPWFDKTWKPGEIELVN